Within Tenebrio molitor chromosome 3, icTenMoli1.1, whole genome shotgun sequence, the genomic segment ttcgttgtttttgttgtaGGTGTAGAACTGTAGAAAGTACGTCGTGAAAAAATATAGATCGAAAAGGAAGTTTATAATGATCATTTACAGTTCGTGTAATAAACAGAGCAGCTTGGAAAATCAATACTGTAATAAATACGCCAGGTTAAACGATGACTCAAATTGTGATATTTCCTGTGATGgctttaacaattttttacaagtAATTAGTGATAATATAAATTGATACAACATTACTCGTATTAAACATATTTCTCACCACCATTAAAAAGTagttctttaggcgcaccacgGCAGTGAATTGGTTTCACCATCACGCGTCACGCCACacgctccgaggtgaaaggTTCATTCCAGTGAGTTCGGCTGAGCGAGATTTTGAGTGGAGATTTTAATATCGATTTCTCAGACGCTGCGACTGCAGCGAGGGCAATAATTACTCTAGGGATGAAAGTACCACGTGACACTTTAGTCAAGAGAAAAAGGATGATACATTTTTCAGCCACACTAacgggaagattcgggatAGGTATGGTGAGGATGGGTGCGGAAGGATGGTGGTATGGACTGAGAGGTTGATACTGAACCAGCATTCACCTTATCTGTGATATAAGAcataccacgatgtgatggtgtggggaaacctctgaaaaaaacccacacctgatcaggcggcaccggggttagaacccgggaccttCCGAATGCAAAGTGtcgcgctaggcgcttggccacagtactCGGTTAGTAATGTGCTGTTTTATGCATTTAATCATTTGTGCAAAACAGGACACAATAGATTTTTCTTGCCACATTTCATTTTATGCAAATAATTCCAAAGGTGCTCACTTCAACATGGTGACAGCTTTTGACTTTTTTGCAGATGAGTGACAAGGAcccagttaaaattatttataggAAAGCAAATGGTAAACATTGGCGGGTCGCACGAAATCGGCACTcacgtcaaaataaatcaatttggaCCATTCCAAAGATAAATAATCTCGTGTAAGAGAGACACGTGTCGAATGTAGATCATATCTGTTAATAAATGCGGAAGCTGTGAGAGTTTAAACGGTCATAAAACTCCGAATTATGCAAGATAATTTTTAGATTCGAGTCGAAGTTTTTACCGGCTGGCTTTGATGATCTCGTGCGACTTTATCTCGACCGGAATTGTTTGTAAAAACGTCGAAGGCGAGATCTTTTGTGCGGGGGCGTATTTATAGCTTACCATGGTGTTCGTGCTCGCCGAACTAGACCTGTGATTAACCCGGGAAGGGTTGGCCGGCGAGGGCGACTGACTGGAAATCTTATTTTCGGGGGGTCCTCCACCGTTCTTGACGCTAATCTCCAAATAACAATGAGACTCGAGATGGCTCTGCGCTCGCTTCTCCTCCAAGACTATCTTCCTTGCCGCCCTGAATATCTTATAATACACCACCATCATCACAGTGAGAGGTATGTAAAAACTGCACAGTGTGGCGTACAACTGATAACCGAAGTCTTGCGAAACTAAGCACACTTCGTTATTAATGTGGCCGCTCTCCTCCCTTTCGGAATGTTCGTTACCTATGATGAGCAAGGGGGGGAGCGAGATGCAGGCGGCGAAGCACCAGACGAGGATCACCCAGATGATCATCCTCTTGGGGGTGCGCTTGACGCCGTACTCGAGCGGCTTGGTGATGGCGTAGTAGCGGTCGACGCTGATCATGCACAGGTTGAGGATGGAGGCGGTGCAGCTGAGGACGTCGAAGCTGACCCAGAGGTTGCAGACGATCTCGCCGAAGATCCAGCGGCCCTTGATCTCGTAGAACATCGCCATGGGCATGACGAGGATGGCGACGCACAGGTCGCTGACGGCCAGGCTGACCAGGAGGTAGTTGGAGGGGCGGCGCAGCTTCCGGACGAGGCAGACCGCGACGCAGACGAGGATGTTGCCGACGATGGTGCCGATGATGATCACCACGAGGATGATGGTGATGACGATGGACTCGGCCTGGTTGTAGCCGGATTCTTGGTAGGAAGCGGTCTCGTTAGTCACGTTGAAGCCCAAGTCTTGCGTTATGTTGGCCGCCATACGAGATTTTAGTTAGTGATTTAGGCCCATAATAACTAAGATT encodes:
- the 5-HT7 gene encoding 5-hydroxytryptamine receptor 1, yielding MAANITQDLGFNVTNETASYQESGYNQAESIVITIILVVIIIGTIVGNILVCVAVCLVRKLRRPSNYLLVSLAVSDLCVAILVMPMAMFYEIKGRWIFGEIVCNLWVSFDVLSCTASILNLCMISVDRYYAITKPLEYGVKRTPKRMIIWVILVWCFAACISLPPLLIIGNEHSEREESGHINNEVCLVSQDFGYQLYATLCSFYIPLTVMMVVYYKIFRAARKIVLEEKRAQSHLESHCYLEISVKNGGGPPENKISSQSPSPANPSRVNHRSSSASTNTMCSLDKSSLGRCFKSRHSNESQCPMLSNKAPVKQASKEKQQKSSLLASMKTSPNANASNQKKLRFQLAKERKASTTLGIIMSAFTICWLPFFVLALARPFLDTTNALKTLGSLFLWLGYANSLFNPIIYATLNRDFRKPFQAILYFRCGSLNHMMREEFYHSQYGDPDHHVSARCHVDYEEGVEYIEAEGDEVKTPEINTAHESFL